In Chloracidobacterium sp., one genomic interval encodes:
- a CDS encoding EamA family transporter yields the protein MTEKLKRIFSTREMVYLVIAFAAVYLIWGSTYLGIKYAIQTIPSFIMASVRFLVAGAVLFTVGRFSKGYQRPTRENWKASFILGAFLLGIGNGGVVVAEHYLSSGLTALLIATNPFWIVLITWLFMGKGRPNSKVVLGLLVGFAGVMMLIVGRSEEAHEGQWLGVGLVMLSTLGWAIGSLYGAKAPIPKGLMTAAGMQMLAGGSILFAISLLAGEWATFDISAVSRSSLIALAYLIVIGAIVAYTAYSWLMQNASPAAVSTYAYVNPAIAVILGWLIAGESLTGQMLIGAAAIVGSVVLITGSKAKPDPMPEDVYCDEIHCTAPA from the coding sequence ATGACAGAGAAGCTCAAGAGGATATTTTCGACGCGCGAGATGGTTTATCTTGTCATCGCATTTGCGGCCGTATATTTGATCTGGGGTTCGACCTATCTCGGCATCAAGTACGCGATCCAGACGATCCCGAGCTTTATCATGGCCTCGGTACGGTTCCTTGTCGCCGGGGCCGTGCTGTTCACTGTCGGCAGATTCTCAAAGGGCTATCAGCGGCCGACACGCGAGAATTGGAAAGCGAGTTTTATCCTCGGAGCATTTCTTTTAGGCATCGGCAATGGCGGCGTGGTCGTTGCCGAGCATTATCTTTCTTCGGGTTTGACGGCATTGCTTATCGCAACAAACCCCTTTTGGATCGTGCTGATAACATGGCTCTTTATGGGCAAGGGGCGGCCGAACAGCAAGGTTGTCCTTGGGCTGTTGGTTGGTTTTGCGGGCGTAATGATGCTGATAGTCGGCCGCAGCGAGGAAGCTCATGAAGGCCAATGGCTCGGCGTCGGTCTTGTAATGCTCTCGACGCTCGGTTGGGCGATCGGCTCGCTGTACGGTGCTAAGGCACCGATACCAAAAGGCCTGATGACCGCCGCCGGGATGCAGATGCTTGCGGGCGGATCGATCCTTTTTGCTATAAGCTTGCTCGCAGGTGAATGGGCAACTTTTGATATCTCAGCAGTGTCGCGCAGCTCGTTGATCGCTCTCGCGTACCTTATCGTCATCGGCGCGATCGTCGCCTACACTGCATACAGCTGGCTTATGCAGAATGCGTCGCCGGCCGCCGTTTCGACCTACGCGTATGTAAATCCTGCGATCGCCGTGATCTTGGGATGGCTGATCGCGGGTGAATCGCTCACGGGGCAGATGCTGATCGGTGCCGCTGCTATCGTCGGCTCGGTCGTGCTGATCACCGGAAGCAAGGCAAAGCCCGACCCGATGCCGGAAGACGTTTACTGCGACGAGATACACTGCACCGCGCCGGCATAA
- a CDS encoding Lrp/AsnC family transcriptional regulator produces the protein MIDDTDHQILRIVQYDARISNADIARKVGLAPSAVHERVRKLEERGVICGYEARIDHRQFGLGMLAFVFVKSREWGDGTDEALAKIPEVLEIHDVAGEDSFLLKVRAGSPEGLAKLLREKIKAVPTVLSTRTTVVLETIKETSSVPVACENEPSAGGKKKKVKK, from the coding sequence ATGATTGACGATACAGATCACCAAATACTGCGTATTGTTCAGTACGATGCACGCATTTCGAATGCGGACATCGCCCGCAAGGTCGGGCTTGCTCCTTCGGCGGTACATGAGCGCGTGCGAAAACTCGAGGAACGCGGCGTTATCTGCGGCTATGAGGCCCGCATCGATCATAGGCAATTCGGCCTCGGAATGCTGGCATTTGTTTTTGTGAAAAGCCGCGAATGGGGCGACGGCACGGATGAGGCGTTGGCAAAGATCCCGGAGGTTCTGGAGATACACGATGTCGCCGGCGAAGACTCGTTCCTTCTGAAAGTTCGTGCCGGATCGCCCGAAGGTTTGGCAAAACTACTCCGAGAAAAGATAAAAGCGGTGCCGACCGTGCTTTCGACCCGCACAACGGTCGTGCTCGAGACGATCAAAGAAACGTCGTCAGTGCCTGTTGCATGCGAGAATGAGCCGTCCGCGGGCGGCAAGAAGAAAAAGGTGAAGAAATGA
- a CDS encoding gluconokinase: MADRPQKMILALDVGSSSVRAGLYDMNAQMLPRMSAALAHEFERTADGGSQMDAEECFRRVADAIDVLLEKSERVGGEIAAVAACTFWHSLMGIDAKGRPTTKLLGWADTRSRTHTPLLKEAFDDRAVHDRTGAHFHSSFWPAKLLWLRNENPDAWKRTECWASFADFLAMKLSGEAATSVSMASGTGVFDQRSCEWDRPLLKYLKVPLRRLPRIAADDGVFRLTPKFARRWPRLANAVWLPAIGDGAANSVGAGCTEKGRAALMVGTSAAMRIAFRGKPPKRIPQGLWCYRIDRERVVIGGALSDGGNLYALIKKRFGLGSDAEELLAAREAADGLVVVPFFYGERSTGYDEAAGGAIIGMTAEHDGIDVLRAAMEGVAFRLADIFERLQSVGKMNEIIASGGALRASRTWTQIIADTLGRDIKLAEADEASSKGAVMLAIERLKAADFRSP; this comes from the coding sequence TTGGCAGACAGACCACAGAAGATGATATTGGCACTCGACGTCGGTTCGTCGAGTGTACGTGCGGGGCTTTACGATATGAACGCGCAGATGTTGCCGCGGATGTCCGCTGCCCTAGCTCACGAATTTGAGCGAACGGCCGACGGCGGTTCGCAAATGGATGCCGAGGAATGTTTCCGCCGTGTGGCCGATGCAATAGATGTTTTGCTAGAGAAGAGTGAACGTGTCGGAGGCGAGATCGCTGCGGTAGCGGCGTGCACCTTTTGGCACAGCCTTATGGGTATCGACGCAAAAGGGCGGCCGACGACAAAGCTGCTCGGCTGGGCCGATACGCGAAGCCGTACGCACACGCCGCTGCTAAAAGAGGCATTCGACGACAGAGCAGTACACGACCGCACGGGAGCTCATTTTCACTCAAGCTTTTGGCCGGCAAAGCTGCTTTGGCTGCGGAATGAGAACCCGGATGCGTGGAAGCGGACCGAGTGTTGGGCCTCGTTCGCAGACTTCCTCGCTATGAAGCTTTCCGGCGAGGCTGCGACAAGCGTTTCAATGGCATCCGGCACAGGCGTCTTCGATCAGCGATCCTGCGAATGGGATCGGCCGCTGCTCAAATACCTAAAAGTGCCGCTCCGGCGTTTACCGCGGATCGCGGCGGATGACGGCGTATTTCGCTTAACGCCGAAATTCGCACGCCGCTGGCCGCGTTTGGCGAACGCGGTGTGGCTGCCCGCGATCGGCGACGGCGCGGCGAACAGCGTCGGCGCGGGCTGCACAGAAAAAGGACGCGCCGCCCTGATGGTCGGAACTTCGGCGGCGATGCGCATCGCTTTTAGAGGCAAGCCGCCGAAACGAATTCCGCAAGGCCTTTGGTGCTACCGGATCGACCGTGAACGCGTGGTCATCGGCGGCGCACTGTCGGACGGCGGAAATCTGTACGCTTTGATCAAGAAGCGGTTCGGTCTTGGCAGCGATGCGGAAGAGCTCTTGGCAGCGCGTGAGGCGGCTGACGGCCTTGTTGTAGTACCGTTCTTTTACGGCGAACGCAGCACCGGCTACGATGAGGCTGCCGGCGGCGCAATTATCGGTATGACGGCCGAACACGACGGCATCGATGTGCTTCGTGCCGCGATGGAGGGCGTAGCGTTCCGGCTCGCGGATATTTTTGAGCGTTTACAGAGCGTCGGGAAAATGAACGAGATCATTGCATCGGGCGGCGCGCTTCGTGCATCGCGAACGTGGACGCAGATCATCGCCGATACTCTCGGCCGCGATATCAAGCTTGCCGAGGCTGATGAGGCATCGTCAAAAGGCGCCGTCATGCTCGCGATCGAGCGGCTCAAGGCCGCAGATTTTCGGTCGCCATAA
- the tkt gene encoding transketolase, which translates to MALRTNELDQLCINTIRTLSLDAIQKANSGHPGLPLGMASAAYVLWTKFLRHDPKNPKWFGRDRFILSGGHGSMLIYSLLHLTGYGLSMAEIKRFRQLHSKTPGHPENITTAGVEVTTGPLGQGFANGVGMGIAQAHLAATFNRPGHKLLDNYIYVICTDGDLMEGVSSEAASLAGHLKLGNLIYLYDDNQVTIDGSTDLAFTEDRSKRFEAAGWHVQELADGNDLKAIEHAIREARRVKDKPSFIRLHTIIGFGMPKQGTNKAHSDAPGEEAVRETKRNLGWPENKHFFVPKEAAAHFGKAVAAGAKHRKEWNALLKSYAKKYPDLAEAFQRTINGEYLPGWEKSLPSFENVEAKATRAYSGEVINAVAPFIPQMIGGSADLTPSNNTFIKSSSDFQPGRFGQRNLHFGIREHGMGAALNGIALFGGTIPFGGTFLTFSDYMRPAVRIAALSHARSIFVFTHDSIGLGEDGPTHQSVEHLAALRAIPNLALIRPCDAHEVREAWRAALLRSDAPTALALSRQKAALVDRKKFADAKGLHKGGYVLAEAENMTGKAAAPKLILIATGTEVGLALDAREQLNAAGVATRVVSMPCWEFFDEQPQKYRDEVLPPRVTARLAVEAGVPLGWHKYVGDKGDILGVTRFGESAPAAEVFRDFGFTVENVVAKAKKLL; encoded by the coding sequence ATGGCACTAAGAACGAACGAACTCGATCAGCTCTGCATCAACACCATCCGTACGCTTTCACTGGATGCGATCCAAAAGGCGAATTCAGGCCATCCGGGGCTTCCGCTCGGAATGGCCTCAGCCGCGTATGTGCTTTGGACGAAGTTCCTTCGCCACGACCCGAAAAACCCGAAATGGTTCGGCCGCGACCGCTTTATTCTCAGCGGCGGGCACGGCTCGATGCTGATATACTCGCTGCTTCATCTTACCGGCTACGGCCTTTCGATGGCTGAGATAAAACGTTTTCGCCAGCTTCATTCAAAGACGCCCGGCCATCCCGAGAACATCACCACTGCGGGCGTTGAGGTTACGACCGGCCCGCTCGGCCAGGGATTTGCGAACGGTGTCGGCATGGGCATTGCACAGGCTCACCTGGCCGCAACGTTCAACCGCCCCGGCCACAAACTGCTCGACAACTACATCTACGTCATCTGCACGGATGGCGACCTGATGGAGGGCGTCAGTTCCGAGGCAGCATCGCTTGCCGGCCACCTGAAACTCGGCAACCTGATCTATCTGTACGACGACAATCAGGTAACGATCGACGGTTCGACCGACCTTGCGTTCACCGAGGACAGATCAAAGCGGTTCGAGGCTGCGGGCTGGCACGTGCAGGAACTTGCCGACGGCAACGACCTCAAAGCCATCGAACACGCGATCAGAGAAGCAAGGCGTGTCAAAGATAAGCCGTCATTCATCCGCTTGCATACGATCATCGGCTTCGGAATGCCGAAACAGGGCACGAACAAAGCACACTCCGACGCACCCGGCGAAGAGGCCGTACGCGAGACGAAACGTAACCTCGGCTGGCCTGAGAATAAGCATTTTTTTGTACCGAAGGAGGCAGCGGCACATTTTGGAAAGGCGGTCGCCGCCGGTGCAAAGCATCGAAAGGAATGGAACGCGCTCCTTAAGAGCTATGCAAAGAAATACCCTGATCTTGCCGAAGCATTTCAGCGAACGATCAACGGCGAGTACCTTCCGGGCTGGGAAAAGTCCTTGCCGTCATTCGAGAATGTCGAGGCAAAGGCGACGCGTGCTTATTCGGGCGAGGTGATAAACGCCGTCGCTCCGTTCATACCGCAGATGATCGGCGGCTCGGCCGACCTTACGCCGTCGAACAACACTTTTATCAAGTCGTCATCGGATTTTCAGCCCGGCCGCTTCGGCCAGCGGAATCTGCATTTTGGTATCCGCGAACACGGTATGGGAGCGGCGCTCAACGGCATCGCACTTTTCGGCGGAACGATCCCGTTCGGCGGTACATTCCTTACGTTCTCTGATTATATGCGGCCGGCGGTGCGTATCGCCGCTCTATCCCACGCACGGTCGATCTTCGTCTTTACACACGATTCGATCGGGCTTGGCGAGGACGGCCCGACACATCAATCGGTCGAGCACCTTGCCGCATTGCGTGCGATACCAAATCTTGCCCTCATTCGCCCGTGCGATGCCCACGAGGTGCGCGAGGCATGGCGGGCAGCATTGCTCCGCAGCGATGCACCGACCGCTCTTGCACTTTCGAGACAGAAGGCCGCACTCGTTGATCGTAAGAAGTTCGCGGATGCGAAAGGCCTTCACAAAGGCGGCTACGTGCTTGCAGAGGCAGAGAATATGACAGGCAAAGCCGCAGCTCCGAAGCTGATCTTGATCGCGACGGGAACTGAGGTTGGCCTTGCCCTCGATGCCCGCGAGCAGCTTAACGCGGCGGGCGTGGCGACACGCGTCGTCTCGATGCCGTGCTGGGAATTCTTTGACGAACAGCCGCAGAAGTATCGCGATGAGGTTCTGCCGCCGCGTGTTACGGCCAGGCTCGCCGTCGAGGCAGGCGTGCCGCTCGGTTGGCATAAATACGTCGGCGATAAGGGCGATATCCTCGGTGTTACGCGATTCGGCGAGAGTGCGCCTGCGGCCGAAGTGTTTCGCGACTTCGGGTTTACGGTCGAGAATGTAGTGGCAAAAGCAAAGAAGCTGTTATAG
- a CDS encoding 4a-hydroxytetrahydrobiopterin dehydratase, translating to MERELLEENELSKALAELNGWRRDGAEIKMRREFANFAEALAFVNTVGDLAEAADHHPDITFGWGYAEVALTTHDRGGVTDIDVALAKKIDTL from the coding sequence ATGGAACGCGAATTACTGGAAGAAAATGAACTTAGCAAGGCGCTTGCGGAACTGAACGGCTGGCGGCGTGACGGCGCCGAGATAAAGATGCGGCGCGAATTCGCAAACTTTGCCGAGGCACTCGCTTTTGTGAATACGGTCGGCGACCTTGCGGAAGCCGCAGACCATCACCCGGACATCACGTTCGGCTGGGGTTATGCCGAGGTCGCATTGACAACACACGACCGCGGCGGCGTAACGGATATTGATGTAGCGTTGGCAAAGAAGATCGATACCCTCTAG
- a CDS encoding DUF1015 domain-containing protein encodes MSIIKPFKAIRPPAGRAADVACVPYDVIYDDEVRAAIAANSSTFLRITRAEGEFQPGENVSHEAANERARANFDAFVADGILAEDAEAGIFIYRLTEGHHVQTGIVACCSVDEYDRGLIRKHEKTRPDKVKDRTDHMLAVGAQTGLIFLAFRNTDKIRSIIAQTATAEPLYDFTASDGVRQTVWRVARTDDLEAAFAELPELYIADGHHRAESAKLARDIKRDANASHTGSEEYNFVMAGIFPAEDLNILAYNRVVHDLNGLSEAELIERLGESFIVTPDAEKMPSEHGSISMYLGGKWYGLRFNVQFFREPDAIERLDVSVLQQYVLAPLLGIGDPRTDTRITFVGGRRGTEELERLVNERGSGVAFSMFPTTMDELFAVADMNEIMPPKSTWFEPKLKDGLFVHRI; translated from the coding sequence ATGTCGATAATAAAACCTTTCAAAGCGATACGGCCTCCTGCCGGTAGAGCGGCAGACGTTGCGTGCGTTCCGTATGACGTGATCTATGATGACGAGGTGCGTGCGGCCATTGCCGCAAATTCCTCAACGTTTCTCCGTATAACGCGCGCCGAGGGCGAATTTCAGCCGGGCGAGAATGTATCGCATGAAGCTGCGAATGAGCGAGCGCGTGCGAATTTTGATGCGTTCGTTGCTGACGGCATTCTTGCCGAGGATGCCGAAGCCGGCATCTTTATTTATCGATTGACCGAGGGCCATCATGTTCAGACGGGCATTGTCGCGTGCTGTTCGGTCGATGAGTACGATCGCGGGCTTATACGCAAACACGAAAAGACGCGGCCGGACAAGGTAAAGGACCGCACCGACCATATGCTTGCCGTCGGGGCGCAGACGGGGCTGATCTTTCTGGCATTTCGCAATACGGACAAGATCCGTTCGATCATCGCACAAACTGCCACCGCCGAACCGCTGTACGACTTTACGGCAAGCGACGGCGTACGGCAGACCGTTTGGCGCGTTGCGCGGACCGATGATCTTGAAGCCGCGTTTGCCGAACTGCCCGAGCTGTACATCGCTGACGGGCATCACCGTGCCGAAAGTGCCAAGCTTGCCCGCGATATCAAACGTGATGCGAACGCATCGCATACGGGCAGCGAGGAATATAACTTCGTAATGGCGGGCATTTTCCCTGCCGAGGACCTGAACATACTCGCCTACAACCGCGTCGTCCACGACCTTAACGGCCTTTCCGAGGCCGAGCTGATCGAACGTCTCGGAGAGAGTTTCATCGTTACGCCCGACGCCGAAAAGATGCCGTCCGAACACGGCAGCATCAGTATGTATCTCGGCGGCAAATGGTACGGCCTTCGGTTCAATGTGCAGTTCTTTCGCGAGCCTGACGCGATCGAGCGGCTTGATGTAAGCGTACTTCAGCAGTATGTGCTTGCGCCGCTGCTCGGCATAGGCGATCCGCGCACCGACACGAGGATAACTTTTGTCGGAGGCCGCCGCGGCACCGAGGAGCTTGAACGCCTTGTCAACGAACGCGGCAGCGGCGTCGCGTTCTCAATGTTCCCGACAACGATGGATGAACTTTTTGCGGTTGCTGATATGAACGAGATAATGCCGCCGAAATCAACGTGGTTCGAGCCGAAATTGAAGGACGGCCTCTTTGTCCACAGGATCTGA
- the pdxH gene encoding pyridoxamine 5'-phosphate oxidase, producing MTHHDIADIRRDFSAGELIEENLTASPFELFGKWLDDALDAGLIDANAMTLATAGLDARPSVRIVLLKSFDERGFAFFTNYESKKGRDLAENPFASIHFFWAKLDRQVRIYGSVAKVTREESQAYFDSRPLESRIGAWASAQSRTVASREVLDERFAEIRAKYGDNVPLPPFWGGFRLTPDKFEFWQGRENRLHDRICYELSGSEWAISRLSP from the coding sequence ATGACACATCACGATATTGCTGACATCAGACGCGATTTTTCGGCGGGCGAGCTGATCGAGGAGAATTTGACGGCAAGCCCTTTCGAATTATTCGGTAAGTGGCTTGACGATGCACTTGATGCGGGCCTGATCGATGCCAACGCGATGACGCTTGCCACCGCAGGCCTCGACGCACGGCCGTCCGTGAGGATCGTCCTGTTGAAGAGCTTTGACGAACGCGGCTTTGCGTTCTTTACGAATTACGAAAGCAAAAAGGGCCGCGACCTTGCCGAAAATCCCTTCGCGTCCATCCACTTCTTTTGGGCGAAGCTGGACCGCCAAGTTCGCATCTACGGAAGCGTGGCAAAGGTTACGCGTGAGGAATCGCAGGCGTATTTTGATTCGCGTCCGCTTGAGAGCCGCATCGGAGCATGGGCTTCGGCACAGAGCCGGACGGTAGCTTCGCGTGAGGTGCTTGATGAACGCTTTGCCGAGATAAGGGCAAAGTACGGTGATAATGTGCCGCTGCCGCCGTTCTGGGGCGGCTTTCGACTGACGCCCGATAAATTCGAGTTCTGGCAGGGGCGTGAGAACCGTTTGCACGACCGTATCTGTTACGAACTGAGCGGAAGCGAGTGGGCGATATCACGCCTGTCGCCGTAG
- a CDS encoding SDR family oxidoreductase → MKAALITGASGGIGEEFARRLAAEGRDLVLVARSEKLLHELCDELMLKHKTTAHYVTLDLTKPEAADELFAETQRHGFEIDLLINNAGFGSAGDFIKLDRGRELEMIDLNIRALVSLTHLYLAEMRGRGSGAVINVSSAAAFQPLPFMATYAATKAFVSSFTEAIAEENRPFGIKVLALCPGSTKTNFFAASNIDRAIQVKGQQTVEEVVETALRALKSGKARVVSGFSNKVGAMLGTHAPHWLITRMVAKALRKRYQNG, encoded by the coding sequence ATGAAAGCAGCGTTGATCACCGGTGCATCCGGCGGGATAGGCGAAGAGTTCGCGAGGCGTCTTGCCGCCGAAGGGCGTGACCTTGTGCTTGTTGCGCGTTCAGAAAAGCTCCTGCACGAGCTTTGCGACGAATTGATGCTCAAGCATAAGACCACCGCGCATTACGTAACGCTCGACCTGACGAAACCTGAGGCCGCCGACGAACTCTTTGCTGAGACACAGCGGCACGGATTCGAGATCGACCTGTTGATAAACAACGCGGGCTTTGGCTCGGCGGGCGACTTCATAAAACTCGATCGCGGCCGCGAGCTTGAGATGATCGATCTCAACATCCGCGCGCTTGTTTCGCTTACGCATCTTTATCTCGCCGAAATGCGCGGGCGCGGCTCGGGTGCGGTGATAAACGTATCATCGGCCGCGGCATTCCAGCCGCTGCCTTTCATGGCGACCTACGCGGCGACAAAGGCTTTTGTGTCTTCATTTACGGAAGCGATCGCCGAAGAGAACCGGCCGTTCGGTATAAAGGTATTGGCACTTTGCCCCGGCTCGACAAAGACCAATTTCTTCGCCGCTTCTAACATAGACCGTGCAATACAGGTCAAAGGCCAACAGACGGTCGAGGAGGTCGTAGAGACCGCATTGAGGGCGCTGAAGAGCGGCAAGGCACGCGTCGTTTCGGGATTTTCAAACAAGGTCGGAGCGATGCTCGGGACACATGCGCCGCATTGGCTGATCACACGAATGGTCGCAAAGGCACTGAGAAAAAGGTATCAGAACGGATGA
- a CDS encoding MBL fold metallo-hydrolase, with translation MIRFTVLGSGSTGNAVLISSERTHVLVDAGMSAKEITRRLGEAGVRREDLSAVLLTHEHGDHAGGLRVFMSGVKCPVFISDATEDAYFATRAGANGDGESQKRKAALAGRTVSIVSSEEFRIGDIDFEPFSVPHDAADNFGFVAKRDGVRVATLMDFGHITDAICDRLNGCDAVIIESNHSRDMLRACSVYSWDLKQRIMSRTGHLSNEDLAEWLQFRFDGKARLIVLAHLSQRANDPHLARITAETALKMRSPLARAETHITVSHPKQPTDWFEF, from the coding sequence ATGATAAGGTTCACCGTACTCGGCAGCGGTTCGACCGGCAACGCTGTGCTCATATCGAGCGAGCGTACGCACGTGCTTGTGGATGCGGGCATGAGCGCAAAGGAGATAACGCGGAGGCTCGGCGAAGCCGGAGTTAGGCGTGAAGATCTTTCAGCCGTCCTGCTCACGCACGAGCATGGTGATCATGCAGGCGGGCTTCGTGTATTTATGTCAGGGGTCAAGTGTCCGGTTTTTATATCGGACGCGACCGAGGATGCATACTTTGCGACACGTGCCGGTGCTAACGGCGACGGCGAATCGCAAAAGCGTAAGGCGGCGCTCGCGGGCCGCACGGTTTCGATCGTCTCGTCCGAGGAGTTCCGCATCGGCGATATCGACTTCGAACCTTTCAGCGTTCCGCATGATGCGGCCGATAATTTCGGATTTGTCGCAAAACGTGACGGCGTTCGCGTGGCGACGCTGATGGACTTCGGCCATATAACGGATGCGATCTGCGACCGGCTCAACGGCTGCGACGCCGTCATCATCGAATCAAACCACAGCCGCGATATGCTGCGTGCCTGCTCGGTTTACAGTTGGGATCTCAAGCAGCGGATAATGTCGCGTACGGGGCATCTGTCGAATGAGGACCTTGCGGAGTGGTTGCAGTTCCGGTTCGACGGCAAGGCACGCCTTATCGTTTTGGCACACCTTTCACAGCGTGCCAACGACCCGCACCTTGCACGCATTACCGCAGAAACCGCTCTGAAGATGCGTTCGCCGCTCGCGCGTGCCGAGACACACATAACCGTCTCACACCCGAAGCAGCCGACCGATTGGTTCGAGTTTTAG
- a CDS encoding ribonuclease HII, which yields MTNAASADPETIDGSAGRVLLFDDISKNGIDTAFEQQAAAEGFRFIAGLDEVGRGCLAGPVVAAACILDLSRPLPDGLNDSKKLSPARREKIAAELRETAAAWAVGEASAEEIDQINILEATKLAMRRALEKLSPQADYLLIDALHLKGIGIAQKAIIKGDSISASIAAASIIAKTFRDELMTAHDIEFPQYGFAGHKGYGSAAHLAALREYGHCKLHRTSFRGVVPEAETSIAPPDASGVVRSSD from the coding sequence ATGACGAATGCGGCTTCGGCAGATCCGGAAACTATTGACGGATCGGCTGGCCGCGTTCTGTTGTTTGACGACATCAGCAAAAACGGCATCGACACGGCGTTCGAGCAGCAGGCCGCTGCAGAAGGCTTTCGCTTTATCGCCGGCCTTGATGAGGTCGGCCGCGGCTGCCTTGCGGGGCCGGTCGTTGCCGCCGCCTGCATTCTCGATCTCTCGCGTCCGCTCCCCGACGGCCTTAACGATTCGAAAAAGCTCTCGCCCGCTCGGCGTGAAAAGATCGCCGCCGAGCTGCGCGAAACAGCCGCCGCGTGGGCCGTCGGCGAGGCTTCGGCAGAAGAGATCGACCAAATAAATATTCTCGAAGCGACAAAACTCGCGATGCGCCGTGCGCTCGAAAAGCTCTCTCCGCAGGCCGACTATCTGCTGATCGACGCCCTTCACCTAAAGGGCATCGGTATCGCTCAAAAGGCCATTATAAAGGGCGATTCGATCTCGGCTTCGATCGCCGCCGCTTCGATCATCGCAAAGACCTTTCGCGACGAGCTGATGACAGCCCACGACATCGAGTTCCCGCAATACGGCTTTGCGGGGCACAAAGGCTACGGTTCCGCCGCTCACCTTGCCGCACTTCGCGAATACGGCCATTGCAAACTGCACCGAACAAGCTTTCGCGGCGTTGTCCCAGAAGCCGAAACATCCATTGCCCCACCCGACGCATCCGGCGTGGTTAGATCATCAGATTAA